A stretch of the Fibrobacter sp. UBA4297 genome encodes the following:
- a CDS encoding RNA-binding domain-containing protein yields MSKSENLIKSLIALPHEYEWLDFKESWFSKDEVGEYISAISNGAALCGREFGYIVWGIRNSNHEIIGTTVNFDKDVNHEPYKHYLARNLKPSVAFDVEDVQIDGKRLVLLSVPAAKSVPTKFLSQAFIRIGSSKEKLSKFPEWEIRLLNILSNGIPTIVSMAAPDYAQELTFEKLFMYYGAKGVALRKETFKKSLRLLTADGRYNIMALLLSDANDIPIRVSVFSGKSKADTLFSVKEYGNSCILYAMDKILEYGDAINIIQADERGRISERKDVPLFDYEAFHEAILNAFIHNKWLGMNAPMISVFTDRIEILSHGGLGLEQDLEGFYKGVSIPVNEILASIFLQLRLSERSGRGVPKIVEAYGRDSIKIEKNFIVVTIPFNRINVTPFELNEGQPTVIPTAKATINATISATINATIKLTDSQKKILEIILSDPRTNQAEIAEQLNLHRVSVAKSMSKLQKEGVLKRVGSNKNGYWEIVE; encoded by the coding sequence ATGTCAAAATCAGAGAACCTTATAAAGAGCTTGATAGCCCTTCCGCATGAATACGAGTGGTTGGACTTTAAGGAAAGTTGGTTTTCAAAAGACGAGGTTGGCGAGTATATTTCGGCGATTTCGAATGGAGCGGCATTGTGTGGCCGAGAATTTGGTTATATCGTGTGGGGAATTCGCAATTCAAATCATGAAATCATCGGCACGACTGTAAATTTTGACAAGGACGTTAATCATGAGCCTTACAAGCATTATCTCGCGAGGAATTTAAAGCCGAGCGTTGCTTTTGATGTTGAAGATGTTCAGATTGACGGCAAACGTCTTGTTTTGTTGTCTGTCCCTGCAGCGAAATCCGTCCCAACGAAGTTCCTGTCACAAGCTTTTATCCGAATAGGTTCAAGCAAAGAAAAACTTTCGAAGTTCCCTGAATGGGAAATTCGTCTTTTGAACATTTTGTCTAATGGCATTCCGACGATTGTCAGTATGGCGGCTCCTGATTATGCGCAGGAACTGACTTTTGAAAAACTGTTTATGTATTATGGGGCGAAGGGCGTTGCACTTCGAAAGGAAACTTTCAAGAAGTCGCTCAGGCTCTTGACTGCTGATGGACGCTATAACATTATGGCGTTGCTGCTTTCGGATGCGAATGACATTCCGATTCGTGTTTCCGTTTTTAGTGGCAAGAGCAAGGCTGATACGCTTTTCTCAGTCAAGGAATACGGAAATTCCTGTATTTTGTATGCGATGGATAAAATTTTGGAATACGGCGATGCCATCAACATCATCCAGGCGGATGAACGGGGACGTATTTCCGAGCGGAAGGATGTTCCTCTTTTTGATTACGAGGCTTTTCACGAAGCAATATTGAACGCGTTTATTCATAACAAGTGGCTGGGAATGAATGCGCCCATGATCAGCGTCTTTACGGACCGTATAGAGATTCTTTCTCATGGCGGTCTTGGTCTTGAGCAGGATTTGGAGGGCTTTTACAAGGGCGTGAGCATCCCTGTCAATGAAATCCTAGCTTCAATTTTCTTGCAACTGCGGTTAAGCGAACGGTCGGGACGTGGTGTGCCGAAGATTGTCGAGGCGTATGGTCGCGATTCCATAAAGATTGAGAAAAATTTCATTGTGGTGACGATCCCTTTCAACAGGATTAACGTGACTCCGTTTGAATTGAATGAAGGACAGCCGACTGTAATTCCGACTGCAAAGGCTACAATAAACGCTACAATAAGCGCTACAATAAATGCTACAATAAAACTGACTGATAGTCAAAAGAAAATTCTTGAGATAATCTTGAGTGATCCGAGAACTAATCAAGCTGAAATTGCCGAACAGCTAAATCTTCACCGTGTGTCTGTTGCTAAAAGTATGTCAAAACTACAGAAAGAGGGTGTTCTGAAACGTGTCGGCAGCAATAAAAACGGATACTGGGAAATAGTTGAATAA
- the dinD gene encoding DNA damage-inducible protein D: MAKKEIVTYSQQTFENIKHTDENGTEFWYARELQTALEYAQWRRFQESIVRAKTACEASGLDVEDHFADVGKMIILAKGAQREITDIKLSRYACYLIVMNGDPRKEVIALGQTYFAVKTRQKEISDSAAQLSEDEKRLAIRDEVTIRNKFLASSAKAAGVETPVDYAVFQNRGYQGLYNGLGMKDIHKRKGLKKNEQILDHMGATELAANLFRITQTDDKLRRENIKGKERANETHYAVGKKVRQTIAELGGTMPENLPTPKISAQKLKQERKKAVAKK, translated from the coding sequence ATGGCTAAAAAAGAAATTGTCACTTATTCTCAGCAGACTTTCGAGAATATCAAGCACACCGACGAAAATGGAACTGAATTCTGGTATGCAAGGGAGCTGCAAACGGCTCTTGAATATGCCCAGTGGCGCCGTTTTCAAGAATCGATTGTCCGTGCAAAAACCGCCTGTGAGGCCAGCGGGTTGGATGTTGAGGATCATTTTGCCGACGTCGGCAAAATGATAATCCTCGCTAAAGGTGCCCAGCGTGAAATCACCGATATCAAGCTTTCGCGTTACGCTTGTTACCTGATTGTGATGAACGGAGACCCCCGCAAAGAAGTGATTGCCCTGGGTCAAACATATTTTGCTGTTAAAACCCGGCAGAAGGAAATTTCGGACTCTGCGGCACAGCTTTCGGAAGACGAAAAACGCCTGGCGATTCGTGACGAAGTGACCATTCGCAACAAATTCCTTGCCAGTTCTGCAAAGGCGGCCGGTGTTGAAACGCCTGTGGATTACGCCGTGTTCCAAAATCGTGGCTACCAGGGACTTTACAACGGGTTGGGAATGAAGGATATTCACAAGCGCAAGGGGCTCAAGAAAAACGAACAGATCTTGGACCACATGGGGGCCACCGAACTTGCTGCGAACCTGTTCCGCATCACCCAGACAGATGACAAACTCCGTCGTGAAAACATCAAGGGGAAGGAACGGGCAAACGAAACCCATTATGCCGTAGGCAAGAAGGTTCGCCAAACGATTGCGGAACTTGGCGGAACAATGCCAGAAAACCTCCCCACGCCCAAAATCAGTGCCCAAAAGTTGAAACAGGAGCGCAAGAAAGCCGTTGCGAAGAAATGA
- a CDS encoding winged helix-turn-helix domain-containing protein: protein GDKSAINFKEKIVEYLAEHEEARSREIADVIGLKISRTKDYITELVEEGKIVSNGANKNRTYSLKK, encoded by the coding sequence TCGGCGATAAATCGGCGATAAATTTCAAGGAAAAGATTGTCGAATACCTTGCTGAACACGAAGAAGCCCGCTCACGAGAAATTGCTGATGTTATAGGCTTGAAGATTTCTCGAACTAAGGACTACATAACAGAACTTGTTGAAGAAGGCAAAATTGTCTCCAACGGGGCAAACAAGAATAGGACGTACTCGTTGAAAAAATGA
- a CDS encoding ATP-binding protein yields the protein MRMSLQQEILNGESRTLEYKVELPEDSEKWVKSIVAFANGAGGKFVVGVNNRREFIGIPKKADLFELKDSIADKISQMCVPQIMFDITAEIVEGAQLLIVQVFPGMATPYYIKSQGKENGTYIRLGATTRNADLAALSELENRGRNISYDGLPYRSLKVTDADIAFLCKDFSKRAKRKITKADLENLHLLTGRSHDKATNALAILLGKHEYTSRIQCARFRGTMRADFLDKKDYEGPLCKQIDDAYKFVLNHLNMAIEINGVVHDEKYELPPKAIRELIINAAIHRNYQMNSSVQVAVYDDRVEISSPGSLYGTLTLEEALSGRSSIRNKTLARTLEKVHVLEGWGSGFQRINMMCQEYGVARPEFTEIGDMFRVNFYRHNNDEKVAMNSKIGDKSAINLKIGDKSAI from the coding sequence ATGCGAATGTCTTTACAGCAAGAAATCCTGAATGGCGAGAGCCGCACCCTGGAGTACAAGGTGGAATTGCCCGAAGATTCCGAAAAATGGGTCAAGTCTATCGTTGCCTTTGCTAATGGGGCGGGTGGCAAATTTGTCGTTGGCGTGAATAATCGTCGGGAGTTTATTGGCATCCCCAAAAAGGCCGACTTGTTCGAACTCAAGGATAGTATTGCCGATAAAATTTCGCAGATGTGCGTACCGCAGATAATGTTCGACATTACGGCGGAAATTGTCGAGGGCGCGCAGCTCTTGATTGTGCAGGTTTTCCCTGGAATGGCAACGCCGTATTATATAAAATCACAGGGGAAAGAAAACGGAACGTATATCCGCCTTGGTGCCACTACTCGTAACGCTGATTTGGCGGCACTTTCGGAACTTGAAAATCGCGGGAGAAACATTTCTTACGATGGACTCCCGTATCGTTCGCTAAAGGTGACCGATGCCGATATAGCATTTCTTTGCAAGGACTTTTCAAAAAGGGCCAAACGTAAAATTACAAAAGCGGATTTAGAAAACTTGCATCTTCTGACAGGTCGTTCGCATGACAAGGCGACGAATGCGTTGGCTATTCTCTTGGGCAAGCATGAATATACTTCGCGAATTCAGTGTGCACGGTTCCGCGGAACAATGCGGGCCGACTTTTTGGATAAGAAGGACTACGAAGGTCCGCTCTGCAAGCAAATTGACGATGCTTACAAGTTCGTTCTCAACCACCTGAATATGGCCATCGAAATAAACGGGGTCGTTCATGATGAAAAGTACGAACTCCCGCCGAAAGCTATTCGAGAGCTAATAATCAATGCTGCAATCCATAGGAATTATCAAATGAATTCCAGCGTGCAGGTGGCGGTATATGATGACCGCGTGGAAATCTCTTCGCCGGGGAGTCTTTATGGAACGCTAACTCTTGAAGAGGCCTTGAGCGGCCGCTCTTCTATCCGTAACAAGACTCTTGCCCGCACTCTTGAAAAGGTTCATGTTCTAGAAGGATGGGGCTCCGGTTTCCAGCGGATTAATATGATGTGCCAGGAATATGGCGTGGCTCGCCCCGAATTCACCGAAATCGGGGACATGTTCCGAGTGAACTTTTATCGCCACAATAACGACGAAAAAGTGGCGATGAATTCGAAAATCGGCGATAAATCGGCGATAAATTTAAAAATCGGCGATAAATCGGCGATA
- a CDS encoding putative phage abortive infection protein, producing the protein MKFAHKKPIGISVFLGIVIAFALSSPLIFTKIPALISFPEYAGGIGTVFSIMSPFIAIAAVIATFAAFWIQYNANQEMLRNNEKMQIERQFYEMLKIHEENTKYLGMKKWMMSGIENKISTSITDRISSSLGPKYDLVELKGHDATEFYLKEFEVIDLLLEYFAEKYQKEQYVKLAKVSRKDWLKRVYRIFYYGIEAVKWKDSHYNEKLYEYQYKNMVNVQQMCSSIHPYQVEKELKDIYTPVMGTIILDGHSSQMNHYYRHLYLLVKYVVNIDDDLYGSSEDAYSAKRNYLRILRAQLSNTEQLLLFYNWLSNHGQKWECIENHFFSDYRMIHNIWPNGRNRYNQVSLRTLFPEHIKGDGPMFEFEEQ; encoded by the coding sequence ATGAAATTTGCTCACAAGAAACCTATTGGTATATCTGTTTTTTTAGGAATAGTTATTGCTTTTGCACTATCCTCTCCACTGATTTTTACTAAAATTCCGGCTTTGATTTCATTTCCTGAATATGCGGGTGGAATCGGAACTGTGTTCAGTATAATGAGTCCTTTTATAGCCATTGCGGCTGTTATTGCAACTTTTGCGGCTTTTTGGATTCAATATAACGCTAATCAGGAGATGCTCCGTAATAATGAAAAGATGCAAATTGAACGACAATTTTATGAGATGCTAAAAATTCATGAAGAAAACACAAAATACCTGGGTATGAAAAAATGGATGATGAGTGGAATAGAAAATAAAATTTCAACATCTATTACTGATAGAATCAGTTCAAGTCTTGGCCCCAAGTATGATTTGGTTGAACTAAAAGGACATGATGCGACAGAATTCTATTTGAAAGAGTTTGAGGTAATTGATTTATTACTAGAATATTTTGCAGAGAAATATCAAAAAGAGCAATATGTTAAGTTGGCCAAAGTAAGTCGAAAAGATTGGTTGAAAAGAGTTTATAGAATTTTTTACTATGGGATTGAAGCTGTGAAATGGAAGGACTCGCATTATAATGAAAAATTGTATGAATATCAATATAAAAATATGGTAAATGTTCAGCAAATGTGCAGTAGCATTCATCCATATCAAGTCGAAAAAGAACTTAAAGATATATATACGCCTGTGATGGGTACAATAATTTTAGACGGGCATTCGTCTCAAATGAATCATTATTACCGGCATTTATATTTACTTGTGAAATATGTCGTAAACATTGATGACGATTTATATGGTTCTAGTGAGGATGCTTATTCTGCAAAAAGAAATTATTTGCGTATTTTAAGAGCTCAACTTTCTAACACAGAACAATTACTTTTGTTCTATAATTGGCTTTCTAATCATGGTCAAAAATGGGAGTGTATCGAGAATCATTTCTTTTCTGATTATCGCATGATTCATAATATTTGGCCAAATGGGAGAAACCGATACAATCAAGTGAGTCTTCGAACTCTGTTTCCTGAACATATTAAAGGCGATGGACCAATGTTCGAGTTTGAAGAACAGTAA
- a CDS encoding reverse transcriptase domain-containing protein has translation MNLEDFGDVKRCLEGAYRKLKGYYFYNKNFLLIRSKIVDFEYDSEKMNESFSCMADALLHPRKKSSKIFFNSLIQSIDFFILPKKFEEKNPKKRSADMPVSNISNCEKSLTEVNFFIDAPVEIYILDVFWTLFIAEYYYSNDFPVKSVYGNSVRKDVVSEDIDFESNRFFKMFYFQYNSWRNQAFDALRESYDSGKDTILFSLDLKSFFYSVRFSFSQLDDFASKNSENKIVNVLNELFEKVFLKYKEKISPYRRGMDEFKKEEYPLPIGLFSSMVLGNLYLSNFDEKVLETEPVYYGRYVDDILLVYETCVSENECNADIINRVLIQFDLLQANHDNYSLSQIPTLTIQKEKIKVVCVKHDEPKAIIDIYDKTIRVKPSQLDPIPDIDLKLEAFAERVYDVENLSSKNKIRDIGQIDISSFEVGRFFSSLLYNYSRIDAFRSSKLKKNIDENISQIEQFFSGSQCIEFYPYWGRYLSFLVMVQRTKGRKIANDEGNARAFCKKIRKEIKNIKCNNLKKELYSTTKGLTKKLQDTLQSVLNVGLYMSLSLDFDACKKNFAKACDQVKKYIDVNYFDDSLIPIPLSNYFDYQNEVSFLKMTMKELGNISSDLDKSKKLKWSPHFIYYEEVMLLIFYQRHIKRRTDGKFSYVSDFVSNLYRKVNFIKTVSPVISMDEESNIAGYRLNRVIIPSRKSFGNKIEVGVASVKFEVDTKNPTDRWKPLTYDAKLSFNNVLKGMFQYSNYHDAKILIMPELYVPIYWIKDLIRFSKKTNIAVVAGLQYVEGKDDFVHNYLLNIFPLSVPLNRFGKESLIYIREKNDYSPIEKKELSKIGRICEDLHEPEYQIFKWNGINIASFVCYELTDVAARALFKGLCDILTVSVFNPDTTYFSKIISSTSRDLHCFIAQSNTSLYGDSRITGPYDRDSKDIVRLKGGENDNVIIGSINLSKYRYYQYGYYEKLDGEIKENLKHFAEKKKVKKECKKKEKPDIKPLSARFVVKKD, from the coding sequence ATGAATCTTGAAGATTTTGGTGATGTTAAGAGATGCCTTGAGGGAGCGTATAGAAAATTAAAGGGATACTATTTCTATAATAAAAATTTCCTTCTGATTCGTTCAAAAATAGTTGACTTTGAGTATGATTCAGAGAAAATGAATGAATCGTTTTCTTGCATGGCTGATGCATTGTTACATCCAAGGAAGAAATCGTCAAAGATATTTTTTAATTCGCTGATTCAAAGTATTGATTTCTTTATTTTACCAAAAAAGTTTGAAGAAAAAAATCCCAAAAAACGCTCTGCTGATATGCCCGTTTCTAATATCAGTAATTGCGAGAAATCCTTAACAGAAGTAAATTTTTTTATTGACGCTCCTGTTGAAATATATATTCTAGATGTATTTTGGACTCTCTTTATTGCGGAATATTATTATTCAAATGATTTTCCTGTAAAAAGTGTATATGGTAATTCTGTAAGAAAAGATGTTGTCTCTGAAGATATTGATTTTGAAAGCAATAGATTTTTCAAAATGTTTTATTTTCAGTACAATTCATGGAGAAATCAAGCTTTTGATGCGTTAAGAGAATCTTATGATAGTGGAAAAGATACGATTCTCTTTTCGCTAGACTTAAAATCTTTTTTTTATTCGGTAAGATTTAGTTTTTCACAATTAGATGATTTTGCATCAAAGAATTCTGAGAATAAAATAGTAAATGTGCTAAACGAATTATTTGAAAAAGTCTTCTTAAAATATAAAGAAAAAATATCTCCTTATAGAAGAGGAATGGATGAATTTAAAAAGGAAGAATATCCACTTCCTATAGGTCTATTTTCCTCAATGGTTCTAGGCAATTTATACCTTTCTAATTTTGATGAAAAAGTTCTTGAAACTGAACCTGTTTATTATGGACGATATGTAGATGATATTTTACTAGTTTATGAAACTTGTGTATCTGAAAATGAATGCAATGCAGATATTATCAATCGAGTCTTAATCCAATTTGATTTATTGCAGGCGAATCACGACAATTATAGTCTATCGCAAATACCAACCTTGACGATACAAAAAGAAAAAATTAAGGTCGTATGTGTAAAACACGATGAACCAAAGGCGATAATTGATATTTATGACAAAACTATAAGAGTAAAGCCAAGCCAGTTAGATCCGATTCCAGATATTGATTTGAAATTAGAAGCCTTTGCAGAGAGGGTGTATGATGTTGAAAATTTGTCCTCGAAAAATAAAATAAGGGATATTGGGCAAATTGATATAAGTTCTTTTGAAGTGGGACGTTTTTTCTCCTCTTTGTTGTATAATTATTCACGTATTGATGCGTTCAGATCTAGTAAGCTAAAAAAGAATATTGATGAAAATATATCACAAATTGAACAGTTCTTCTCGGGAAGTCAGTGCATTGAATTTTATCCTTATTGGGGCCGTTATCTGAGTTTCCTAGTTATGGTTCAACGAACAAAAGGAAGAAAAATTGCAAATGATGAAGGTAACGCAAGGGCTTTTTGTAAGAAAATAAGAAAAGAAATAAAGAACATTAAATGTAATAATTTGAAAAAAGAACTCTATTCAACAACAAAAGGACTGACAAAAAAATTACAAGATACATTGCAATCTGTGTTAAATGTTGGTTTATATATGAGTTTGTCACTAGATTTCGACGCTTGTAAGAAAAATTTCGCAAAGGCTTGTGATCAGGTCAAAAAATACATAGATGTCAATTATTTCGATGATTCCTTGATTCCGATACCATTATCAAATTATTTTGATTATCAGAATGAAGTGTCTTTCTTGAAAATGACAATGAAAGAACTTGGAAACATTAGTAGTGATTTGGATAAATCGAAAAAACTTAAGTGGTCTCCGCATTTTATTTATTATGAAGAAGTAATGCTGTTAATTTTTTATCAACGGCACATAAAGAGACGAACTGACGGAAAATTTTCGTATGTATCAGATTTTGTCTCAAATTTATATAGAAAAGTAAATTTTATAAAGACTGTTTCTCCGGTTATTTCTATGGATGAAGAGTCTAATATCGCTGGATATAGGCTGAATAGAGTTATTATCCCTTCACGAAAGTCTTTTGGCAATAAAATAGAGGTTGGTGTTGCGAGCGTGAAATTTGAAGTTGATACAAAAAATCCAACGGATCGATGGAAACCTTTGACTTATGACGCGAAACTATCTTTTAATAATGTTTTGAAAGGAATGTTTCAGTATAGCAATTATCATGATGCCAAAATTTTAATAATGCCTGAGCTTTATGTTCCGATTTATTGGATTAAAGATCTTATCCGTTTTTCTAAGAAAACAAACATTGCTGTTGTCGCTGGATTACAATATGTTGAGGGAAAAGATGATTTTGTCCACAATTATCTTTTAAATATTTTCCCGTTGTCAGTTCCTTTAAATCGCTTTGGTAAAGAGTCCCTAATATATATTCGTGAAAAAAATGATTATTCTCCGATAGAAAAAAAGGAACTCTCTAAAATTGGGAGAATATGTGAAGATCTTCACGAACCAGAGTATCAAATTTTTAAATGGAACGGAATAAATATTGCCTCCTTTGTATGCTATGAATTGACTGATGTTGCAGCAAGGGCTTTATTTAAAGGATTATGTGACATTTTAACTGTATCTGTATTTAACCCGGATACTACATATTTTTCAAAAATAATATCTTCCACATCTCGTGATCTTCATTGCTTTATAGCACAATCTAACACTTCTCTTTATGGCGATTCTCGTATTACCGGTCCCTATGATAGAGACAGTAAAGATATTGTGCGCTTAAAGGGCGGTGAAAATGATAATGTGATAATTGGATCTATAAATTTAAGTAAATATCGTTATTATCAATATGGTTATTACGAAAAATTGGATGGGGAAATTAAAGAGAATTTGAAACATTTTGCAGAGAAGAAAAAGGTAAAAAAAGAATGCAAGAAAAAGGAAAAACCAGATATTAAACCATTGTCGGCTAGATTTGTTGTGAAGAAAGATTAA
- a CDS encoding restriction endonuclease subunit S, whose translation MEMKKYKLNDVCLKITDGSHFSPKAVDFGYPMYSVKDMNEFGFNDSDYKMISEDDFKSLVAAGCRPQKDDVLIAKDGSYLKYAFVCKEEKDEVILSSIAILRPNKDIIDPTFFSFLLRNPSVKKSMKYYVSGTALPRIVLDNFKKMEINIPELSEQKKIGDMLSTLDKRIENLRAQNRVLEQTAKTIYDYTFLQCAGHQTTYNKTLNRNIPTNWEVSTIGCYIKESKGGDWGKENPEKNYNLQVSCIRGADIEKMTDLPIRYILAKNSSKLLQEFDLVVEISGGSPTQSTGRSRLMTKELLEMFDNKLICSNFCQAVTMKNPQYAYYISFMWKMFYDNGIFFNFEGKTSGIKNFQLDQFVDTMWFFPDLKTVEKFNAQVAPLIKKQLFNAKQIEALTTQRNTLLPLLMIGQVEVM comes from the coding sequence ATGGAAATGAAGAAATATAAGCTAAATGATGTTTGCCTGAAAATTACAGATGGTTCTCATTTCAGTCCAAAGGCGGTTGATTTTGGATATCCGATGTATTCTGTTAAAGATATGAATGAATTTGGCTTTAACGATTCGGATTACAAAATGATATCAGAAGATGATTTTAAAAGTCTTGTCGCTGCAGGATGTCGTCCGCAAAAAGATGATGTTCTTATAGCAAAAGATGGTAGTTATCTTAAGTATGCTTTTGTGTGTAAAGAAGAAAAGGATGAGGTTATTTTGTCCTCGATTGCAATTTTGCGTCCGAACAAAGATATTATTGATCCGACTTTTTTTTCTTTTTTATTGCGTAATCCTTCTGTAAAAAAATCAATGAAATACTATGTGTCTGGAACAGCACTTCCTAGAATTGTTTTAGATAATTTCAAAAAAATGGAAATAAATATTCCTGAATTGTCTGAACAAAAGAAAATAGGGGACATGCTTTCTACTCTTGACAAACGCATTGAAAATCTCCGTGCCCAGAATCGCGTGCTGGAACAAACCGCCAAGACCATCTACGACTACACATTCCTCCAATGCGCCGGCCACCAAACCACCTACAACAAAACCCTCAACCGCAACATCCCCACAAATTGGGAAGTGAGTACAATTGGCTGTTATATAAAGGAAAGCAAGGGCGGAGACTGGGGCAAAGAAAATCCTGAAAAAAATTATAATCTTCAGGTTTCTTGCATTAGGGGTGCAGATATTGAAAAAATGACTGATTTGCCTATTCGCTATATTCTGGCAAAGAATTCGTCAAAACTTCTTCAAGAATTTGATTTGGTTGTTGAGATTTCTGGTGGAAGCCCAACACAATCAACTGGCCGTTCTAGGCTCATGACGAAGGAATTGTTGGAAATGTTTGATAACAAACTAATATGCTCGAACTTTTGCCAAGCCGTTACGATGAAAAATCCTCAGTATGCATATTATATTTCTTTTATGTGGAAAATGTTTTATGATAATGGAATATTTTTCAATTTTGAAGGCAAAACTAGTGGGATAAAAAATTTTCAGTTAGATCAGTTTGTTGATACAATGTGGTTTTTTCCTGATCTAAAGACTGTTGAAAAATTTAATGCTCAAGTAGCACCCCTTATAAAAAAACAACTTTTTAACGCAAAGCAAATCGAAGCCTTAACAACTCAACGCAACACCCTTCTCCCGCTCCTCATGATCGGCCAAGTGGAAGTAATGTAA
- a CDS encoding N-6 DNA methylase, with protein sequence MNTEELKAKTIALIDSLKSTTGAYGLANGGNEYKIITEIFLYKFFNDKFAFEAKNQKTPYKKRLSKAEKWDVEYDSFTDEEVEDLFSYMGGGIPLIKPHQTLSHLYNASTQGDFSALLDSTLVDIATYNQDQFSVVTSGKAKVNIFAAVTPYVTDIGKRDDFAKALVKNIAEFNFEEVFNEKYDFFSGIFEYLIKDYNNAGGGKYAEYFTPRAIAQVMAQLLVDPETEYKGATCYDPSAGTGTLLMALAHQVGEDRCSIYSQDISDKSSEMLRLNLILNNLVGSLPNVVQGNTLLEPAHVEKDGSLKKFDFVVSNPPFKLDFPEYSDTLAADSVRFWAGIPNKVKKVDPNKPKMAIYTCFIQHVINSIKAEGKGAIVIPTGFITSKSGVEKKILEYITDKHIVSGVVSMPSNVFANTGTNVSVLFFDKSPKKDSDKVILIDASKLGEEYKEGNNQKRRLRTEEIEKIVTTFRKKKTVEDFSVAVTYKDIREKGYSLSAGQYFDIKVKYVEITPEEFKAKIRGFAKELETLSAQGLELDNQILKNLKGMKI encoded by the coding sequence ATGAACACCGAAGAACTCAAAGCCAAAACCATAGCCCTTATTGATTCCCTTAAAAGTACGACTGGTGCGTATGGCCTTGCAAATGGCGGCAACGAATACAAGATAATCACCGAGATTTTCCTTTACAAGTTCTTTAACGACAAGTTTGCCTTTGAAGCCAAGAACCAAAAGACTCCTTACAAGAAGCGCTTGAGCAAAGCGGAAAAGTGGGATGTTGAATACGACTCCTTTACCGATGAAGAAGTTGAGGATTTGTTCTCTTATATGGGCGGTGGCATTCCCTTAATCAAGCCGCATCAGACCTTGAGCCACTTATACAATGCTTCGACCCAGGGCGATTTCTCTGCGTTGCTGGATTCCACTTTGGTTGATATCGCGACCTATAACCAGGACCAGTTTTCGGTGGTGACCTCGGGCAAGGCAAAAGTGAACATCTTTGCTGCCGTTACGCCCTATGTGACCGACATTGGTAAGCGCGATGATTTTGCCAAGGCGTTGGTAAAGAACATCGCGGAATTTAACTTTGAAGAAGTTTTTAACGAAAAGTATGACTTTTTCAGCGGCATTTTTGAATACCTGATTAAGGATTACAACAATGCCGGTGGCGGTAAGTATGCCGAATACTTTACTCCCCGTGCCATTGCCCAGGTGATGGCTCAACTTTTGGTGGATCCCGAAACCGAATACAAGGGCGCAACCTGTTACGACCCCAGTGCTGGCACAGGCACGCTCCTTATGGCGCTTGCTCACCAGGTGGGCGAGGACCGCTGCTCCATTTACAGCCAGGATATTTCTGACAAGTCCAGCGAAATGCTGCGACTGAATTTAATCTTGAACAATCTGGTAGGCAGTTTGCCTAATGTGGTGCAGGGGAACACTCTTTTGGAACCCGCCCATGTAGAAAAGGATGGAAGCCTCAAGAAGTTTGACTTTGTGGTAAGCAATCCTCCGTTCAAGCTAGATTTCCCTGAGTATTCCGACACTCTGGCGGCAGACAGTGTCCGCTTTTGGGCCGGCATCCCCAACAAGGTAAAGAAGGTTGACCCCAACAAGCCCAAGATGGCCATTTACACCTGCTTTATCCAGCACGTGATTAATTCCATAAAGGCCGAAGGAAAGGGTGCAATCGTTATTCCTACGGGCTTTATTACAAGCAAGTCCGGTGTCGAAAAGAAAATTCTGGAATACATTACCGATAAGCATATCGTTAGTGGCGTGGTCAGTATGCCGAGTAACGTGTTTGCGAACACCGGAACCAACGTTTCTGTGCTGTTCTTCGACAAATCGCCCAAGAAAGATTCCGACAAGGTTATTTTGATTGACGCTAGCAAGCTTGGTGAAGAATACAAGGAAGGCAACAACCAGAAGCGTCGCTTACGCACCGAAGAAATCGAGAAGATTGTGACCACCTTCCGCAAAAAGAAAACGGTGGAAGATTTCTCTGTTGCTGTGACTTACAAGGATATCAGGGAAAAGGGCTACAGCCTGAGCGCAGGCCAATACTTTGATATCAAGGTGAAATACGTAGAGATTACTCCCGAAGAATTCAAGGCCAAGATAAGGGGCTTCGCCAAGGAACTGGAAACCCTTTCTGCTCAGGGCCTAGAACTTGATAATCAGATTCTCAAGAACCTTAAGGGGATGAAAATTTAA